Proteins co-encoded in one Euleptes europaea isolate rEulEur1 chromosome 1, rEulEur1.hap1, whole genome shotgun sequence genomic window:
- the LOC130473892 gene encoding killer cell lectin-like receptor subfamily F member 1, translating to MEDEECGMALNLQSTREQKRNSAKLPAQEILVKQPRRHQITARIGCVVMFLLIGALIAHRIWAFQMRQPMDAAKKANVSQEPPTDGTENKSDVEIFVSYLWQFLCQPLHTGLAENTTCKLCPENWFLYEDKCYWISKEKGSWKKGKEDCIARSSRLLVMQKQKDMAFVQHINEEMQLLWVGLQVTFPGGKWTWVDGSQLDDKRSHKLGPIETNSCGMLNGNEIISEACGTVTTWICETEALNISNDKM from the exons ATGGAAGATGAGGAATGTGGCATGGCTCTTAACCTCCAGTCAACAAGGGAGCAAAAGAGAAATAGCGCTAAGCTGCCAGCGCAAG AAATTCTGGTGAAACAACCCCGCAGGCATCAGATCACTGCAAGAATTGGATGTGTTGTGATGTTCCTTTTAATTGGAGCTCTGATAGCACACCGTATATGGG CTTTTCAGATGAGGCAACCTATGGATGCCGCAAAGAAAGCCAATGTCTCGCAGGAACCCCCTACCGATGGAACGGAAAATAAGTCTGACGTGGAGATTTTTGTGTCTTACTTGTGGCAGTTTTTGTGTCAGCCACTCCACACTGGCTTAGCAG AGAACACTACATGCAAACTCTGTCCTGAAAACTGGTTCCTTTATGAGGACAAATGCTACTGGATCTCCAAAGAAAAAGGAAGTTGGAAGAAGGGtaaggaagactgcatagcaAGATCGTCTCGGCTGCTGGTGATGCAAAAACAGAAAGACATG GCTTTTGTCCAGCATATTAATGAAGAGATGCAATTGCTGTGGGTTGGACTACAAGTCAcattccctggaggaaaatggacCTGGGTGGATGGCTCCCAATTAGATGACAAACG ATCGCACAAACTGGGCCCCATCGAAACAAACAGCTGTGGGATGCTGAATGGGAATGAAATTATTTCTGAAGCCTGTGGTACTGTAACTACATGGATCTGTGAGACAGAAGCCCTCAATATAAGCAATGATAAAATGTAA